TTTCAAAATGCTTTTCCTTTTCATTTCGAAACAATCTTATTTAATCTTTTTTCTGCACCAAATATATGCAGGCCGAAGAAACTAGAGCAACTGCTCCAACCGCAATCGTAATTATTTTGCGAGGATATATTTTCTGAGCCATTTTTTTAGAAAATAGATTCCTAAAATTCAATAAAAGAGTTCTTTTTTTAGGAACTTCTTTCGCCTCTGCATGTTCATTTTCCGCCAAAACTTTTTTCTCTATGCCATTATTTTCGATTTCAACCGTTACGTCCTTAACGACACTTTTCATTTGTTTCGCTTCTTCAATCCTACATTTTTCATTGAACTTTTTAAAAGGGCGCGGCTGAAAATCGACTATCACTGCAGCAAGATTTATCGCATCAATATTTGATGGATCTGTTTCTCCTTTAAAGAAAGTTTCAATAGGCCTAAACTTGTCTTTCTGATCTTTAAACTTATGCTTTTGCGTATGGTCAAAATCTAAGCACAATAAATTTCTAAAAACATTTAAATCGTCTTGAGTCGGATTATCTTCAAAAATAAGCCAACACAAATCGCGGAGCTTTCCGCGCGACGGACTGTACAAAAAATCAAAGTATTCTCCCTCTTTTTCGATCTCGTATTTAATTTTAATCGCCTTTTTATATGCTTCTAATGTATTATTCATATTGCCTTTTTTAAGAACTTCTTTAGACTCGTTATTTTCAATTTTAACCAAAACTTTCTTCTATGCCTTTATTTTCGACTTCTACGATTAAACCCTTTCCAGCACTTTCAATTTCTATTCCAATTCTATATTATTTCTATATTTTTTTTTACGGTTCGAAACCAACTTTTGACGAACTTATTGCATCTATAATATTAGAGATTTGTTTAGAATTAAATAACAATTAATCATAAAAAATTAGGCCTTTCCTATCCTTTTATTGGGAATTCTCGGGAATCTCAGGAAAACGCAGGAATTCTGGGAATCCCTTATCAACAGTGATCTAGAAGCGCCTTTACTTTGCATCAGAAATTAGTTCAAGTTTTGTCTGCAGACTAAAACAAAAATATAAAACTAGTTCTAATTAACATTGTGGAAAACCGTAAGACCGAGTTTATTCGGGAAGTATAAATTACGTCTTACAGGTCTACACAATCTACTTCCCCAAAAAACAATTTTGGTATCGCAATTCCAAGATCTGGTTAACTCCGGACAGCCATACCTATGTCTAATTTCTAAATTAAATTAAAATGAAAAAACTAATACTATTTATCGCTTTTGCGTTATTGTTCACGATATTTTCTTGTACTCCTGATGAATACGAGACTCAACCTAAAAAGAAAGTTGAAAAAAGTGCTAATCTATCTATTGGTGGTGATGGAGAAGATCCAGATGGTCCAGGTGATGGTAAAACTGGTACAGGAAAACCATAAAGATTTTTAAATATATATTTAATATGTATTTTTATTACTATTTTCGGGGAAAGTAAATTTGTATGTTACGGTCCCCGTTTTTTTATTTTATTATGCTCCTTTTTCTTTTTTCCTGCAAAGAAAAAAAGACTGATAATACTAATATCGAAGCTATACAAAAACAAGCTATTATTTTACGAGATAAGGCGGATATTAATTTTGACAAACAGAATCTCAATACTGCTTTTTATCAATTTAATGAATCAAAAGAGCTTTTTGAAACTGTAAAAGATAGCCCAAATATTTCCTATGTACTCATTAGGATGTCTGATATACAACAAATTAACGGAGACTATTATGGCAGTAAAGAAACTGTAACCGAAGCATTACCTTATGCCAAAACATTCGAAGGCCATTTAAGATCTATACATAACAACTTAGGCATTGCAGATAAAGAACTCTCTCTTTATGATGATGCGATTTTTTACTACAAAGAATCAATTAAAGATTCTAAAAATAAAGAAGATGGACACGTTCCTCTTAGTAATATAGCTGCTGTATATATGCAGCAAAAAAAATATAATGACGCAATCATTCTTTTAGAATATCTTTTAAGTCAGAAGTTTATAGATAAAAAATCTAACGCAGATTCAAAAGCCATAATGCAAGACAATTTAGGCTATGCTTACTTTAAAAATGGAATGCCTGAAAAAGCTTTACAATTAATGAATGAAGGTTTAAAATTAAAAAATGAAATTAACAACAACTATAGCAGTATTGAAAGTTATCTTCATCTTGCCGATTATTATTCTAAAAAAGATATTAAAAAATCAGACTATAATGCTCTTACCGCTTACAATATAGCTACAAAATTAAATAGTGTCGATGAAAGATTAGAAGCGCTGCAAATTTTAATTTCTAATAATAACAGCCCTAATACAAATAGATATACACAATATTACTTTGCATTAAATGATAGCATTATTAAAGTTAGAAATAATTTCAAAAATAAATCTGCTAAAATTAAATACGATGCAAAAAAAGAAAAAGATGAAAATGTAAAGCTTCACTTAGAAAAGGCTGAAAATCAACTTTCCCTTCAAAGAGCCAAATATATGCGAATTGTATTCGTAATTGTTTTTATCTTTTTAGTTATTCTAATTGCAATTTTAATCCGCTACTATAAAAATAAAAATAAGACGATAGAGTTTAAAAGCTCATACGATACAGAAACGAGAATCTCTAAAAAGATTCATGACGAATTGGCCAATGATGTATTCCAAGTAATTGCTTTTGCCGAATCTCAACCATTGGCTGCAGAAAACACCAAGGAAAATCTTCTGCAGAAATTGGATGACATTTATGGTCGAGTGAGAGGAATTTCAAAAGAAAACAATAAGATTGAAACCGGCAAAGACTTTACCAAAAGCATAAAAGAAATGCTTTCTGCGTACAACACCGTTGAGAGAAACATTATTGCCACAAATTTAGAAAGTGTCAATTGGGAAGATGTTGATGATATAAAGAAAATCACCATCGGAAGAGTGCTACAGGAGTTAATGGTGAACATGAAAAAGCATAGCAAAGCAAGTCTGGTCGTGATAAAGTTTGACAGCGATCAGAAATCAATTCTAATAAACTATACAGATAACGGAATTGGCTGCGAGCAAACGAAGATTTCTAAAAATGGGCTTCAAAATATGGAGCACCGCATTCAGACCGTTAAAGGAACCATCGAATTTGAAACAGAACCCCAAAACGGATTTAAAGCTAAAATAGCAATCCCTAAATAAATCCAGATAGCGCGGATTTGCAATCCGTGCCCGCAACAATAAGACATAATATAAATTATCAAAACAGAAGCTACAAAGAATCATGTAGTTTTTGTTTTTATTCAAAATAGAAAACCAATCTTTGCGGGCACGGATTGCAAATCCGCGCTATCGGATTAATTCGGTTAAATAAACTTTGTGTTCATGAGCGAGACATTACATCTATTAAAAGAAAAGATAATCATGAATTCTAACATCAAAGTTAGGGCGCAATTCAACCACAAATAATATTTTCTATCTTTGTTTTAAACCTAAATTCAGCGTCAAAATCCAAAACAAACAAAAAGTAAGTTTTTTCTTTCTTTTATAATAAAAAAGCATATCTTTGCTTTGCTAAAATACCTAGGATATCATCCTAAAAACTTTATAAGTTAACATAAGCGATTCCCTTGCCATGATGTACCTGCGGAAACAATGGTAAATCTATCCTATTCGGGTATTTTAGCACATCTAAAGCGAGGGTTTCGTGTGTCTAATATTTTCGATTATGCTAAAAGAAAATCAAAAACCAACACATCGTGATGTAATGCCATCCGTAATTAATTTCCTTTCAGACGAATTGTTTGAAGGAGATTACAAAGAACAGCCAATTTATTTACAGGAAATCTTCGAGCTCCTCATGCATACCGAATTTGGCGATGATATCAATTTAAGGCAAAAAATACTGAGCTGTTTAAGAACCAGTCGAAATCTCGCCGAAACCTTATCGCCATTTTCTGAAAAGCAGATTTATAAGGCTTGCGCTAATAATAGATAAATTATTTCAATAAAATTAAAACCCCTGCAAATTGATATTTGCAGGGGTTTGTTTTTACTTAAAATTGAAAACCAATCTTTGCGGACACGGAATCTCCAAATTAAGAGCCCCAATGTATGTATTTGTGTATTAATTCTTTGAGCATATTATGGTCACGTGCTTTTATATTAAAACTCTATATATCGGTCGCTTTTTTAAAATCAACCTTTTTAACCCTTATATTTCCACATATTCTCAACATCAATTTTTTTTATGGGGATTTCTTTTTCACCTTGTTTAAAAATTAATCTTCGATTACTTAAATCTACATTCATGCGCAAAATAATTTCTATAGGTTTATTTGGGTCTGCTTGTTGGAATAGGTTCATGATTTCGTCTTCGTCAAAAGGCTTGACTTCAAAAACAGTTTGAAGTTTTTTACTGTCTTCAAAAATGAAATTTAGCTGTTTAGGGACAGCTCTTGGCTTAAAAGAGTTTTCTTTAATGGGTTCAATAATTTTTTCGTTAAAAATTGTTTCTTCTTCTCCATTAAACATCTTAAATCCTATGTTCATCAATTGATGTCCTTCTATTTCGGTTTTTGCACGCCAAGTGTATTTTTTTCTGTAGATATCATAAATATCATGTTGAATGCCTTTCTTTTTAAACTCTTCTTCAAACTCAGGTTTTAACTTGCCCATTACTTCAAAATAACCTTTTTGGGTTACTTCTGGATTATTAGATAATTTTTTAATATCAAATTGTCTTTCTTTTGCCTGAAAACGAGCCACTTCTATTTGCTGGTCATTACCATATACCCAAACCACCACTATGCCCCCAGGTGCACAGTTTACTATTATTTCGTTATAATTTGAAATTCTACCGGTTCGCCAATCTATCGTCCCTTTTTCAAAAAGTTTTTTCAGGGTATCAATAGGCATGTCCCAATTGCCTGTATAAAACTTGTTTTCTTTAAAAGATGCCCAGGTAATTTCCATTCTTACAGGCAGTGCTTTTAAATCTTCGCCTTGTGTATGGGTAGAGCCAGAATTGCCCCAACCATTACAATTTGGAACTGATGTTGGAATATAAACACTACCACCATCTTCTAAATAAAAATGAGAGTCAAAATCAAAAATTTCTGTTGGATAAATTTCCGGAGCATTAGACGTGGGCAACCATTCGTATTTTTTCATTTCGGGTTTACAGGATATTATAGTTATTAATAATAAAGAGGTTAAAATTCTCATGAGTGGGGTTCTATTTTACGAAATCTAACAATGGTTTTGCCTTCTATTTTGTAATTGGGTAAATAAGCTCCTACGGTATCTCCAAATTCAGAGTTCCAATGTATGTATTTGTGCCTTAAATCTTTGAGCATATTATGGTCACGCACTTTTAAATTAAAACTCTTTACATCGGTTGGGTTCTTTAAATCAAGCTTTTTTCGCAATTGTTCAATCTCCTTGCTGGTGTAATAGTTCATTTTGGGTTGATTGCCGTTAATATATTCCGCTAGACGTTTTTTTACTTTATGCAAATCTAATTCGTCGCCGTTTTACTCCCAAAAGGCTTTTTATCTACAAATTAATTAGCAATATTATTTCCATCCGCCGCCTACTAACCATATAAAATGTTATTTATAGGAATCATTAAAATCCTTTTTGCTGTTAGGGTAAATTCTAATGCTGTCAACCTCCAGTTTTTGACTGTTTAGTAAAACCTCCAGACTTCTGTTGTCTTTGGCAATTTTCACCTGAATTTCGTTATCTCCTGAGAGTCCTTTAAAATGGCGGAATATTTCATTTTGATTGAAGAAAATCCTGCCTTCAAATTTTTCTCCTATCCCTGTTTCCCAGAAAAACTGAAAGACATTTGGCAGTGCCCTGTCTCTCATTTTGTTTTCCAGCAGCCATGGGCGCATCATCTGGTCTTTTTCGCCATTGTAATATTCTGTATTTATCTTAAATAATCTGAAATTAGGATTCTCGGAGGTAAATACGGGTTTCCAATTGTAACGCAGACGATACATATCCCATAGATCACAATTGGCATCTGGATTGTATAGTTTTTTCGCTAGTTCATCAAAATATTCTGGAGTAAACCTCCATGTTGCCAGATGTTTGTTTTTTGCTGATTCTAATTCTTTTGGGTCAGTGATCACTTTAGCCTGATATCTGCCTATTTCTATCACCGTTAGGCCATAATTCACCCAAACCACCACCATACCTTTTGGCGCAAAACCAAAAATAAGACTGGACATTCCATGATAGGAATTGTAATCGGCATTGACATCGGCCAATAAATCACGATCTCCGTCATGCTTATATTCCTCAATTATTTTATTTTTTGCTTCCCGCATTGCATAATTGCGTCTCACCAGATCTTTCATCCGCTCCACAGGAAAATCAATCTTTAACCTGTAAAAGACATTGTCATAACCGGCATAATATGTTAGGTCTGCCCCTATGGGCGTGCCGTGCTGTTCCGTCCACATTCCTCCGGAATCTCCCCACTTGCCTGAGGAACTCCCATATGGCATTCCTGCACGAATACCTTCTAAGGTAAAAATTTCATCTTTTACCATTTGTACTCTGTACCTATTTGCAGGGTGACACATTTCGGCATGCCACTCGGGTGTTTTCTCATTTATCATCTGACAGCTGCTTATCTGCATGCATATTAAAAAGCATACGATTATTTTTAGGTATGTTTTAACCATTGTGTATTTCATTTGCAAATAAGCATTTCAAATGTTATTTATAGGAATCATTAAAATCCTTTTTGCTGTTAGGGTAAATTCTAATGCTGTCAACCTCCAGTTTTTGACTGTTTAGTAAAACCTCCAGACTTCTGTTGTCTTTGGCAACTTTCACCTGAATTTCGCTATCTCCTGAGAGCCCTTTAAAATGGCGGAATATTTCATTTTGATTGAAGAAAATCCTGCCTTCAAATTTTTCTCCTATCCCTGTTTCCCAGAAAAACTGAAAGACATTTGGCAGTGCCCTGTCTCTCATTTTGTTTTCCAGCAGCCATGGGCGCATCATCTGGTCTTTTTCTCCATTGTAATATTCTGTATTTAA
The Flavobacterium humidisoli DNA segment above includes these coding regions:
- a CDS encoding ATP-binding protein, whose amino-acid sequence is MLLFLFSCKEKKTDNTNIEAIQKQAIILRDKADINFDKQNLNTAFYQFNESKELFETVKDSPNISYVLIRMSDIQQINGDYYGSKETVTEALPYAKTFEGHLRSIHNNLGIADKELSLYDDAIFYYKESIKDSKNKEDGHVPLSNIAAVYMQQKKYNDAIILLEYLLSQKFIDKKSNADSKAIMQDNLGYAYFKNGMPEKALQLMNEGLKLKNEINNNYSSIESYLHLADYYSKKDIKKSDYNALTAYNIATKLNSVDERLEALQILISNNNSPNTNRYTQYYFALNDSIIKVRNNFKNKSAKIKYDAKKEKDENVKLHLEKAENQLSLQRAKYMRIVFVIVFIFLVILIAILIRYYKNKNKTIEFKSSYDTETRISKKIHDELANDVFQVIAFAESQPLAAENTKENLLQKLDDIYGRVRGISKENNKIETGKDFTKSIKEMLSAYNTVERNIIATNLESVNWEDVDDIKKITIGRVLQELMVNMKKHSKASLVVIKFDSDQKSILINYTDNGIGCEQTKISKNGLQNMEHRIQTVKGTIEFETEPQNGFKAKIAIPK
- a CDS encoding DUF2931 family protein, with protein sequence MKKYEWLPTSNAPEIYPTEIFDFDSHFYLEDGGSVYIPTSVPNCNGWGNSGSTHTQGEDLKALPVRMEITWASFKENKFYTGNWDMPIDTLKKLFEKGTIDWRTGRISNYNEIIVNCAPGGIVVVWVYGNDQQIEVARFQAKERQFDIKKLSNNPEVTQKGYFEVMGKLKPEFEEEFKKKGIQHDIYDIYRKKYTWRAKTEIEGHQLMNIGFKMFNGEEETIFNEKIIEPIKENSFKPRAVPKQLNFIFEDSKKLQTVFEVKPFDEDEIMNLFQQADPNKPIEIILRMNVDLSNRRLIFKQGEKEIPIKKIDVENMWKYKG
- a CDS encoding DUF2931 family protein, which gives rise to MVKTYLKIIVCFLICMQISSCQMINEKTPEWHAEMCHPANRYRVQMVKDEIFTLEGIRAGMPYGSSSGKWGDSGGMWTEQHGTPIGADLTYYAGYDNVFYRLKIDFPVERMKDLVRRNYAMREAKNKIIEEYKHDGDRDLLADVNADYNSYHGMSSLIFGFAPKGMVVVWVNYGLTVIEIGRYQAKVITDPKELESAKNKHLATWRFTPEYFDELAKKLYNPDANCDLWDMYRLRYNWKPVFTSENPNFRLFKINTEYYNGEKDQMMRPWLLENKMRDRALPNVFQFFWETGIGEKFEGRIFFNQNEIFRHFKGLSGDNEIQVKIAKDNRSLEVLLNSQKLEVDSIRIYPNSKKDFNDSYK